GCCTTAGTATACTCAGAGTGCATGTCGAAGATCAGCACAGTCCCCCCTAGGCTCACGAGCCCGCTGGCTATTACGGCGACGGCGTTAGACTTCCCAGCTCCAGTCATAGCTAATATCGCTAAGTGGCGGGTTACCATGCGGTTGACGTCTACGTAGACTGGTACCTCAGGGTGGGAGATTAGGGAGCCTATCTTCACCCCCGGCCCTCCCCCTCGGCCGAAGACCCTTGCTAAAGCCTCCCCGCCAGCCCTCCTCACCTCAGCCCCTGGTTGAGGTGGTGAGCGAGGTATGCTCAATGTCTCTAGGTCCCCTAACACCTTAATCCTCCCCTTTACGTAGAAGTCCCTCGAGCCCTCGAGCTTACGTAGCCTCTCAACCACCTTGGGATCGTGCACGTCACCCCTTAGCGATACGCTTCCACTAATTAAGCCCTCCACCATGCCTAGCACGTCGCCCTCTCCGTGCTCAATTATGACGTACTGACCTAGCTTTGGAGGCTCGATCGATAAGAACCAAGCTGAACTAGGCGTAGACTCGCCTATGACGTAGCCTAGCACTTCACCCAAGCGCACCGACCCCCGCCCTGTGTAGCCCAATAACGCGGGCTATGCTCTCCACCTCTTCATCGCTAACCTCCACGTCCAAGTGAGCCTTGCTTAGAGGGTATGGGTAGCCGGCCACGACGTACGGCAATAGCTTACATAGCAGCTCCTCGACCCTACCTTTACTCACGGCGCCAGGTACCTCGAATCTTAAGACAGGCCCCTCCTCCTCAAGCCTAGCGTAGAAGAGGGTGAGCTTAAGGGATCTGAAGAACTCTAAGTGGACGGGGAACTTCTTACTGACCTTGTCTCCAATACAGTACTCAAGCGGCCTAGAGTAGCCTAGGCCCTTTGTAAATCGCTGGAAGAGGGCTAGGTCCGGCTTGGGCGATGAGAAGTAGTCCACCCCCCTGCTGGTCTTAGAGATGAACGTCAACCTACCTTCGCCCACCTCTAGCAGCCTCCTTAAGACTAGTAGCTTCTCAACTCCGCTGAGAAAGCTAAGGGCTCTACCGGCTTCTCCTCCATAGTCCCTCTTAAGCTCAACCCAAGCCTCCTTGGAGACTACTTTAGGTACGCTCGGGCTTACGTCCTCGAGCTTGAGGATAAACCTATCTATTCCAGATAACCTCTTTCCACGCTCAGCGTAGAGAGGCTTAATTAAGGTGCTTATTAACGAGCCGTCCAGGAGCACCTCATCGACCCCACGCTCCTCGAGAGCCTTGAGGGCCGTCTTTAGCTCAAGTATTTCACAGTAGGTCCTAATCCTCTCCTCAACGTACCTATAGGGCAGTAGGACGTCCACCTCAAACAGCCTCACGGGCTCCTCAGCCTCCTCCCCCCTGTAAATTACTCCCTCAGCGTTAACTACGTACACTACGTAGTCCGCGTACTCTATGTAGTTCCTCCCCCCGTCAACCCCGCAGAGCTTAATACTACCGCCTGCCCCCCCTCCTATGTACGGCACCCAGGCCTCGCTGACGGCCTCGTACGGCACCCAGGCCTCCTCAGCCGCCTTCCTCACCTCCTCGGCCTTCGATAGCGCTAATTCATACACTTCGCCGAGCAATACTTCTCGACTAAACTATAGGCGCGCAGTACCTTAAACCTAGCTAGGCCTAGTAGAGGTAGCGATACGGCCCCTGCTCGCCGAGCCTCGCCCTCTCAACGTGTCGCCGCTAGTGTATTTCATAGCTAGAGCCATCTAGGGCTACTTCAACGCCCCCCACATCCCTAATGGCCTCGGCTAAGTCGCTAGGACGGCCAGCGTAGTGGGCTATGTGGGTTAGGACTGTAAGCTCAGCCTCCACTTTCCTAGCTATTTCAATGGACATGGCTAAGTTGTTGTGGTTTACGTAGCTACTGCTAAGCCCGTAGGTCGTGTCTATTAGTAGCACTTGCGGCTTGGCCTCTCTAAGCAGCTCGAGGGCCTCATCAGGCAGCCCCACGGTATCTAGGGCGTAGGCAACGGCGTTCTCCACTAGGACGCCTAGCGTTGGTACGCTGTGGTTTAGCCTAAAGGGAACAGCGCGGAGGCCTGTGCTTAGCTTAACACCAGGCCTAGCCTCCTTGAACTCAACAAGCCCCGTCGCCTTGAGCCGGAAGGGGCCTACGTAGTAAGAGTCCATGACCTCCTTGGAGCAGTGCATTGAAACCCTTACTGGAGACCACTTCAGCAGGTTCAGCCCAGCGAGGTGGTCTACGTGCTCGTGGCTCAGGAAGACGTCTCTTACGCCGAGGCCTCCAGCCTCAGAGACAGCCTCAGGGGAGCCTAGGTCTATCAGCAGCCCCTCCCCGTCGAGCTCTACATAGACACAGCTACACCTCCTCCTTAGCCTAGGGTTGAGCCTCGCCTCTCGACAGGTAAGGCAGCTGCAGTTAAAAGCCGGGATCATCTCAGCGGCCCCGCTACCAAGGACTAAGACCCGCCCAGCCAAGAGCTACCCACACCTAATAGTACGCCGCACCAGCGAATTAATCAGCCTCCTTTTAACTAGCACGCGGGAAGCTATTAGGGGGTTCTTTAGAAGGCGGTGAAAAGGCTTAACTAAGTGTCTGGGGCCTTCATAGTAAAATGTCCCTGACAGCCGAGCTAATCGAAGAGGCTAAGAAACTGAGGGGTGAAGGCCTCAATTACGCTGAAATCGCTAGGAGGCTCGGCGTCCCTAGGACTACGCTCTACTACTCTATGAACCCTGAGCGTAGAAGGGTGCACGCAGCTAGATGGAGGGCTAAGGTCAGGGGTGTTGAGGCCCCCGTTAAGGCTAGGAGGTATAGGAGGGTTACTCAAGAGGACGTTAGGGCCATCTTAGAGCTTAGCGAAAGGGGTGAGAGCATACCCTCAATAGCTAAGTCTCTAGGCAGGTCTACGTCCCTCGTCTACTATATATTAAAGAAGC
The nucleotide sequence above comes from Candidatus Nezhaarchaeota archaeon. Encoded proteins:
- a CDS encoding MBL fold metallo-hydrolase is translated as MAGRVLVLGSGAAEMIPAFNCSCLTCREARLNPRLRRRCSCVYVELDGEGLLIDLGSPEAVSEAGGLGVRDVFLSHEHVDHLAGLNLLKWSPVRVSMHCSKEVMDSYYVGPFRLKATGLVEFKEARPGVKLSTGLRAVPFRLNHSVPTLGVLVENAVAYALDTVGLPDEALELLREAKPQVLLIDTTYGLSSSYVNHNNLAMSIEIARKVEAELTVLTHIAHYAGRPSDLAEAIRDVGGVEVALDGSSYEIH
- a CDS encoding DNA double-strand break repair nuclease NurA yields the protein MLGEVYELALSKAEEVRKAAEEAWVPYEAVSEAWVPYIGGGAGGSIKLCGVDGGRNYIEYADYVVYVVNAEGVIYRGEEAEEPVRLFEVDVLLPYRYVEERIRTYCEILELKTALKALEERGVDEVLLDGSLISTLIKPLYAERGKRLSGIDRFILKLEDVSPSVPKVVSKEAWVELKRDYGGEAGRALSFLSGVEKLLVLRRLLEVGEGRLTFISKTSRGVDYFSSPKPDLALFQRFTKGLGYSRPLEYCIGDKVSKKFPVHLEFFRSLKLTLFYARLEEEGPVLRFEVPGAVSKGRVEELLCKLLPYVVAGYPYPLSKAHLDVEVSDEEVESIARVIGLHRAGVGALG
- a CDS encoding helix-turn-helix domain-containing protein encodes the protein MSLTAELIEEAKKLRGEGLNYAEIARRLGVPRTTLYYSMNPERRRVHAARWRAKVRGVEAPVKARRYRRVTQEDVRAILELSERGESIPSIAKSLGRSTSLVYYILKKHGRS